The genome window ATGAAGAGCGCACGCATCACGATCATCGGGACCGGATACGTTGGCCTGGTCACCGGCACCTGCTTTGCCGAGGTGGGCCACCAGGTGATCTGCGTGGACAAGGACCCGAAGAAGATCGAACTGCTGCAGCAGGGCGGCATCCCGATCTATGAGCCGGGCCTGGAGGAGCTCGTCGGGCGCAACGTGGCCGCGGGCCGCCTGCGGTTCTCCCACTCGACCGCCGAGGGCGTTGCCGATGCCGACATCATTTTCATCGCGGTGCCCACACCGCCCCAGCCCGACGGCTCGGTGGACCTCAGCTTCATCGAGGGGGTCGCCCGCGAAATTGCCTCCCAGCTCACCGCCTACCGGATCATCGTGGACAAGAGCACGGTGCCGGTGAAAACGGCGGAGAAGGTGGCGGAGACCATCCGCCGCTACTGCAAGGCACGCGTGGAGTTCGATGTCGTGAGCAATCCGGAGTTTCTCCGGGAGGGCTTCGCCGTGGAGGACCTGATGAAGCCCGACCGGATTGTGATTGGCGTGGGCAGCCAGCGTCCAGTGACGGCAATGCGCGAGCTCTATGAACCGTTTGGCGCGCCGATCATCGTCACCGACACCAATTCCGCGGAACTGATCAAGCATGCGGCCAACTCGTTCCTGGCGTTGAAAATCTCTTATGCAAACGCCCTGTCGGTCATTTGCGAGGCCGCCGGGGCCAATGTGCAGGAGGTGACCCGCGGCATGGGCCTGGACGTTCGCATCGGCACCCGGTTCCTGCAGGCCGGCCTCGGGTTCGGAGGGTCCTGCTTTCCCAAGGACCTGTCCGCGTTTATCGAGATCTCCAACCAGCTCGGGTACGACTTCCGGCTGCTGCGGGAGGTGCAGCGGATCAACGAGGGGCAGATGGACCGCTTCCTCAAGAAGATCACCGACACGCTCTGGGTCGTGAAGGACAAGCAGATCGGGGTCCTGGGGCTGGCCTTCAAGCAGAACACCGACGATGTGCGCACCTCGCCGGCCATCGAAGTGTGCCAGCGCCTGCTCCGGGACGGTGCGCACCTGAGGGTGCATGACCCCCAGGCCATGGAGAAGGCTCGGGCCCTGCTCCCGGAAGGAGCCCAGGTGACCTACGTGGAGGCCCAGGACGACGTACCCGAGGGTTGCGATGCCCTGGTGATCGCCACCGAATGGCCGCAATTCACCCGGTTGGATCTCGCCCGCACCCGCCGTGTGATGAACACCCCCATCGTCATTGACGGTCGCAACCTGTTCGATCCGGACGAAATGGAGCGCCTGGGGTTCATCTACAAGAGCATCGGCCGCGGCCGGTGACCCTTGGGAGCAGCCGCGGGTTCAGAGTTCTGGCCTGGATGAAGGGTTCCCCGGCAATCCCGGTATCGGCGGGATTGGTGTTCCGCGCCGGACGCCTGCTGATCGCGCAGCGGCCCGAGGGCGCCCACCTTGGCGGGTTGTGGGAATTCCCCGGGGGAAAGCGGGAACCCGGAGAGACCTGGGAGTCGTGCCTCGTCCGCGAACTGCGCGAGGAGCTTGGGATTGCGATTCGCGTGGGCCGTCTGGTTTCCGAAGTCACCCACGCCTACCCGGAACGGACGGTGCGCCTTCGGTTTTACGTGTGCTCGCTCATGGAGGGTGAGCCACGCCCGATTGGGTGCGCGGCGGTCGCCTGGGTGACGGCCGCGGAATTGGACGCCTACGCGTTCCCGGCGGCCGACGCCGCTGTCGTGGCAGCACTCCGCGACGCGCCGGAATTCACGTCCGCTCCCCCCGATGGGCAGGGTCGTGTTCCGCCGCGACCCGCTTCAGTCCCGTTGCGCTCGGATGCAACCCTTTAGGGAACGCGGGAAGTCCCCGCCCGTTGGAATTTCCTCCATCTCCCGGCAGCGACACCACTCGCCCGGCGGCCGAAGTTGCGAACACGGTGAAATCTGTGGCGGCGCCGCCCTTGACCACGCCCTTTGTCCGCCCCATCGCATCACCGCGACGGGACGTGGGTGACCGACCACCGTTCGCCAAGGCGCAGCACCGCCGCCGGCTGCCCGAGCCAACGGCACGTTTCCGCAAAGGCGTCCGGCGACGCGGTGTTGAAGGCGAACAGGTCGTAGTGGCAGGGGATCACACATCCCGCCTGGATGGCCCGGGCCAGTTGGGCAGCCTCCCGTCCCGAGAGGTTCCCCGCGACACGCCGTTCCGGGGCCCGACCGTTGATGGGCAGCAGGGCCACCGTGGGACGACGACCGCGCAGCCGTGCGACCATTCCCGGGTAAAGCACCGTGTCCCCGGAGCAATACACGGTGAAGGGGCCGGTCTCGATGAGATAGCCAAGGTACAGGAGATGTCCGGCCGCGTCGCGATCCAGCGACTCGTGCGCCGCGGGAACCGCGCGGATCCGGAACCCGGCAATGGTGGTCTCGCCGGGGACGCGACCGGTTCCATCCGTCGGCGCCTCCAGGGCATCCAGGCCCAGGATCCGGTCGTCGGGCAGCCCCGAGCGCTCCCGGGCCGGGCCGCGGATGGACTCTGGACCCACGAGGACCAGCCGCGAATTGACGCGCGCCAGTGGGCGGAGGGTCTCGGGATCCAGATGGTCCGTGTGACCGTGCGAGGAGG of Verrucomicrobiia bacterium contains these proteins:
- a CDS encoding UDP-glucose/GDP-mannose dehydrogenase family protein; amino-acid sequence: MKSARITIIGTGYVGLVTGTCFAEVGHQVICVDKDPKKIELLQQGGIPIYEPGLEELVGRNVAAGRLRFSHSTAEGVADADIIFIAVPTPPQPDGSVDLSFIEGVAREIASQLTAYRIIVDKSTVPVKTAEKVAETIRRYCKARVEFDVVSNPEFLREGFAVEDLMKPDRIVIGVGSQRPVTAMRELYEPFGAPIIVTDTNSAELIKHAANSFLALKISYANALSVICEAAGANVQEVTRGMGLDVRIGTRFLQAGLGFGGSCFPKDLSAFIEISNQLGYDFRLLREVQRINEGQMDRFLKKITDTLWVVKDKQIGVLGLAFKQNTDDVRTSPAIEVCQRLLRDGAHLRVHDPQAMEKARALLPEGAQVTYVEAQDDVPEGCDALVIATEWPQFTRLDLARTRRVMNTPIVIDGRNLFDPDEMERLGFIYKSIGRGR
- the mutT gene encoding 8-oxo-dGTP diphosphatase MutT, which gives rise to MKGSPAIPVSAGLVFRAGRLLIAQRPEGAHLGGLWEFPGGKREPGETWESCLVRELREELGIAIRVGRLVSEVTHAYPERTVRLRFYVCSLMEGEPRPIGCAAVAWVTAAELDAYAFPAADAAVVAALRDAPEFTSAPPDGQGRVPPRPASVPLRSDATL
- a CDS encoding MBL fold metallo-hydrolase → MIRPLLQDDALLADIAAARALPGQLHLWWLGQSGFLILHQDRCLLLDPYLSDSLTQKYAGTDKPHVRISERVIAPERLDFVDVVTSSHGHTDHLDPETLRPLARVNSRLVLVGPESIRGPARERSGLPDDRILGLDALEAPTDGTGRVPGETTIAGFRIRAVPAAHESLDRDAAGHLLYLGYLIETGPFTVYCSGDTVLYPGMVARLRGRRPTVALLPINGRAPERRVAGNLSGREAAQLARAIQAGCVIPCHYDLFAFNTASPDAFAETCRWLGQPAAVLRLGERWSVTHVPSR